The Carassius gibelio isolate Cgi1373 ecotype wild population from Czech Republic chromosome A8, carGib1.2-hapl.c, whole genome shotgun sequence genome contains the following window.
ccaTTTCACTATTATTTCAGCTTGTCTACTTAAACAGTCTTACCAGaccaacaaaacatttatatttggcAATTCATTACATAACCTTAGTGCCTACTGTAAAGGTTTGTCATTGGAGGTTTGGGATCAGTGATTTTTTTCTTTGGATGACGTGTTGAAGGAACAGGGTGTTTGCATAGAGTGTCATTGAAATCTTGAAGTCAAATCTGTATTTATGGGCTTGGTTTTGTAAAGCTTCGATGGTCAAAATGTGTTACAGATAGCATAAATATTTCCAAGtaactgatttttaaaaagaacGTCTGGATATGGGTGATTTAAAATGGTGACTTTATTACTATAATGATGTCAAATTCTACTGATATAATTCTTGCTATTTTTGGTGTAAAAGCTACTAATATAATACGATATGTTTTAGCAGATTGCAGTGCTTAGTGttttctaaaagtttttttttttttatagacagaCCAACAGGCtaggttttttttgtgtgtttgtgtgtacaattCATGTTTAGCAAATTAATTGGACTTCTCATTTCAGGTAAATGTTTTGCAGCGATTTGTTATACTATATCCACATAAAAGCTGTATGATCtttgtaaaactcattgttgccaGAAGCCATACACACTTGAGCAACTCGCTCGTTTAATATTGTGAATTTACTCTTGAGTTGCATGTCCAATGTCAGTAccctctcttttttttgtttgaaagCATTAAGGTAacttacattcacacacacaatctttttgCTGAAAGTTTCTGGCTTTGCACATACACAACTTAAAGATCATCAGTGCCTAGGATCCAAAGCTCCAACATCATCTGCGTCCCTCCATACAGTCCCTCTGTCTTTcttttacaccccccccccccccccgacaaCCAAAACGGGCCATTCCCTGTCTATTAACCAGAATCATTCACAGTGTTACATTAgtgatgtgtttgtgttgaggagttatttttatacttattaaatttaaaaactgAATGTCCTAAAAGAAtgaaaacatcttaataatattaatatctgCTGCTAGTCCCagccatttaattttattgatttatttttgtcttcattATTTTCTTTGCCTATATATGTTTAGTCAAACTACAATACTTTTTATTCAGGTAATGGATTCCAGTACTTCAAATCTGCTAGCATTACCCATAACTGAAAACCTTCAGGCCCTTGTACAAACAGGAACTCCATGCCCCTGTTCATAATCTGTGGCGTGATCTGAATAGAGAGGACCATTCACTACACTTCACCTTTTTTTTCCTATGGGTGGTATTGCTTCTCTCTAACTCTAACGCTTTGATCTTGTGCTTGTATTAAAATTCCTGAAAGCTGGGGCATGCTGAGCTTAAATCCAAATAAAGCAGAGAtgaatgatgtaaaaaaaataaaaaataaaatccagtaGTTTTTGAGATGCGTGTTCTGGTTTATAGGCACGCTAATGTCTTGCGCCACCGTGCCCCGTGTTGCATGTCTGCACTTAGCTGAATGATGCTGTATAAACCTGAATGTATATATTAGTTGATATAAATATGCCATATTTACTCTGCACTGGACTTGGGAATCAGTATCTTGCTGGGAACGGGAACTTGAaccattgtttacattttaaggaCCTGGGGGTGGGGCTTGGAAtgaattgtaattgtaaaattgtatcagtatgtgtgtaagaGCAGTTCCTATATTCAAAATTAATTGTATGaagttttatatgtatatatgtatgaggTTTCAATGCAGAATTGAAATTATGAGAAGagaaattatgtgattaatttatGGCTCATTCTATAAAACATGTTCTTGCTGTTGGaaagttgtttttatatatacagtatatatatttctgaGTGACTATTTGTCTGGGTGTTCCTCTATTTtggtgtgtgtacagtatgaatGTGTGTTGTGTGAATCCAAGTATGAATTGACAAATTTATATTAAGCatacaaaattgttttatttgtctaaaatgttgtattttatacGGTTTCAGTAATGCATTGAAATAACCACTCAAGAACGAATGCACATTACACAATGTATAATCGGGACTATTGATATCAATCAACAGGTACCATATGAGTATTATAACTATATAACTGTAGATAATTATATAACTGTAGATTTCTACATTTTTATCTAACACCAAGACAGAAGTGGTAAATGATGCTGGATAAAGTCCTCTGGTCACATACATTTGTATACTTAGAAATAGAAGTACTTCACTAAAGTTCATTGTGTATTTCTGGCATGTACAGTATAGTCAAAATCATAGTTTAAATCATGCAAAATTAGTCGAGCTGAACAAGTGGCTCTCATCACCAAACCGGTCGAAACTCTTAAGGCCATTTTCTACAAAAAACTTCAGTTTTAAACACTTACAAATATGTTAACAAATTCGTATGCCATTCATTTATTCATGAATAACAATATCCCCTCATTTTTAGCTCCTTTGCTACACTTGTGTGAACCACTTCAGGTGCTCCTAATAACCgtatattaaaatgtacaatcTGTTTTCATTTAGAAGCTGGTTAGATTTCATAGTGatccagtgtgtgtttgtgcttcccCTTTTTGCTGGTGATTTGTATGTGTCCGCAGTAGGCCACATAGGCTTGTGAAAGTCTCTCCGTGATGACTTAGGATGTAAGGGAAAATAATTACCATACATTCAAAGTTAAAAAGCACAATGCGGCTTAAATTGTGCTTTGCCGTATTTGGGTCATGATGAACAGTACAGGAGAATAATGTAAACAGAGCACCACAAACAAGCAGTATAAATGTTCAGCACCACATCTCTGCAGGAAAGTTTAACATGATTGTGTCTGCACAGGTTAAGCACTTTAATGATTTTGTAATCCGAGCAGTAAATTGTACAAAAATCGTATTGTTATTCCATCCCCCCCAATATTCTCCATGAAAATTCAAGAGTTAAGAAATTGAATCAGTGTGCCTTTCTGTGCAGCTGCAAGGAAGATACTGAATAAATTTTATTTGACCAATATATCTGCTTGCAACGAGCAGATTATGACTAAGACCTGTCTGCTTGTACAGTTTGTGGAGTATGCGTTGTGCTTGTTACACATGTGCGTTGTTACATTCATTTAACATTCATAATCTTCTGAGCGTCTGTCATTGAGGAGTGATAATGTATTTTGAGAAGCAATACAGTGTGACATTAATCAGACAAGAAAATCAAGTTTTTACACAAACTTTAAAGTTCTGCCACCCATAAACATTTACTTTACTTTGTTTTCTGGAAAATCTAAAAAATCTTTGAAAGGTATGTTTACTTGAGATGCAATGGTAATGAGcataatcaatttaaaaacaacagataagtatttatgaaaacatgtcttttttaatgttgcttctcaagtaaatttgCCTTGTCTGGGTTTTTGTAACAAATAGgatttgttaaaattaaattaaagagggCAATAGTTGCTAGATGTCGCTTAGCTATATTAGCAATGTAGAAAGATGATACTTGAACTGTTCAAGAAAGTATTTGATAAATTAATCGAATACATTCTCTTTCTGTTGTCCTTCCACACCATCCTTTCAGACTGTGGTTACAGACAGAAGAGGATTATACACCTTTGTCCCATCTGGAGAGCGAGAGCCATGTGCCAGCAGCTCTTGGATGGTGATCCAGTTGTCCAGTATGCGTCGGTTGCGTTTCTTGGAGCTCTTTTTCTGACTGAGCTCCAGGATTGAGGCTGGGTTCTGGCCTGACTCTGACTGGCTTTCCTTGCCCATGTCCAGACCGTGTTCTCTCATAAATTCCAAGCGACTCTGCATCATAAACTCTCTGCGTCTGCGCTGCTCGCGGGCCCTCAGCAGATGTTGCTTACGCTCTTCTTTGCTCCAGTAGCGACCCATCTTCATTTCACTCACTGCGTCATCATCAGTCGTCATTCCACTACGCTCCTCACGGATCTTCATAGCTCGGGCTTTCAAGAGCCGGTCTCGAACAGGACGCTTGGCCACATAGCGGGTCCCATCACTCCTTATCTTCACCTTCCACTCCATGCGTGGGGATGGAGGGGGAAGTGGCAATGATAAGGCCAAAGAAAGCTTCACTGGGCTTGGGTGAGGCAACGACTCCAAGGTGGTATTCCCATGCCCCTCACGGTCACTGCCACCCATTGGTGCCTCACTTTCTCCTTCTGCAGCTCTATCCAAAGGTCCAGAACTCTCAGAAGGTGAGGATCCCAGATGCATGCAACTCTGGTAGCGCTCTGGAGTGACGCAGTTGGAATGACGTCGTCGAGTGAAGTAAGGACTTGACTCAGCACTGCGACCACCATTCCTGTTGTGGCTGCTCACCCTAGAATTTCCACCTTGTGCCACCCCTTCAGGCATGCGACGGATGGTTCCCTCTCTAGTGAGTGAGCAGAATTTCTGGTTCAAAGGGGTGTTAGTCGGAAACTTCTTGTAGCTGCTTGGTGAATATGAACTGTTGAGGCTTGCTCGCCCTCTTTCACTCCAGGTTGGTCGGTCCCTGTGTCTACTTAGTAGAGGGCTTGTGGACTCATCGATTTGAGAAACTGGAAGTCGATGTTCACTCACCATAGGTGTGCTCCTACAGCTCTCTCCCCCTGTGTTGTAAGCGCTGGTGCTGTCCTTGTCCGACCGTTCCTTCTCTGGAAGCTCGTTGATGTCAGACAGCTCGTGCAGTGGAGACCCCTGAGGTTCTGCAGACACCCTACCAGATGTTTCTTCCTCCATCAGCCAGGCTTTTAAACAGCGTTCTCTTAACTGCTGCATCTTCTGTGCTCGTAGAATGTTCCGGCACTTGAACTCAAGGTGCCTCATTTCCTCTTCCAAAAGCGCCATCTCATGTGGAGTAAGGTTCTCGTTACTGTTCTCATCCAGAGTCTCCTCCCTATTCTCAGCTCCCACTGGTGTCTCTCCTTCTTTCTGCTGCTCTTCTTGAACCTGTTGCACTTTCTTCATCCTCTTCTCATAGCGACACTTGATTTCCAGAAGCTGCTTGTACCTCTCACATTCCTCCTCTGTCAGGCCGGGCATTATCATCCCACTGATGGGATCATGAAGGTACCCACCACCCACACCTCCACAGTCCAGTGAGTCTGTGCTAAGGTGGAGCTCTCGGAGAGGAAACAGCGGCGATGGCGTGTCATTCCCTCCTCCGCCGCTCCTGCCCGGCCTGAACTTGCGCAAGCTGCCAGGCGTGTTGGTGGCATTTGTGTTGGTGGCGCTGGTCTGTTCATCGCCCAGAAGGATGTCGTGCTCAGAGGATTCTTCGTTCTTTGTGCTCTCATCTGTTCTGCCCACACCACTGTCAAGCTCTTGACTGTTGCTGAGGGTTGCTAAGCTGAGCATGGGTGTCTCCTGATGTAGGGTTTCCTCAGGAATGCCTCCTTGGGCTCTCTGTTGGCGGAAATGGTACAGGCCTGACAGAGGGGAAGTATTAAGGCTGTCCACACTCATCCCTACAGGTAACTCACAGTCAATCTCCTCTGGGTCCATATGAGTGTCCGTCTAGGTGAAAGGTACAAAGGAACGGatgggaaaaagaaagaaagagggaagaGTTAGAGGTTGAACATCACCAGTATtgtcatagaaataaatacatgcaGTAACACGTTTCAACAGTAGATGGCAATATAGATATTACAACAAGTTTGGTTGTAAAGCAAGAATTGTgaggcctattattattatattgaggCCTAGTATTTTCACACATACAAACAggcatacatatatgtgtgtgtgtgagtgtgtgtgtgtgtgtgtgtgtttatgcaattACATTTATCTATAGCTGGCATTTTATACAACGTATCCGATATTTATCACATTGAATGTATATAGTACATAGTGCATAAGATGTATTACAAGATCATGGAGACTTACCAATTATTGTAAGATACTTTATAACAAAATGGCACTATTACTCATATTactgttcatttgttcattttaatttgtgaCAATTGTCATGTCTTGCTACAAATCAAGATTTATTGATGAATACAGCTTTATTGAAGTATTGTCTTGTTTTCCCTGAGTATCTTTGTCTATAATTGCAAGCCAAAAATCAGTTTCAGTTATCACTTGAGTTGGTTATGAATGAGCAACACcgttattaacatttattaagagCAACACAGGTTGTTTTAATAGTCTGCCTGTGACATTTCTCAAGCATATTTGTCTCTCGTTCTTTCCTCTTGATTTAGTCAGCCTGTAATCTCTTTCTGTAATTCAGCAATCCCTTCCTCGTTCTCTATCTCTATCtatttcgctctctctctttctctatccaTCTCTTCCTCTCTTGGTCTGACAGCTCCACTTGTTTCTGGTCTTCAGttcattattaatcattttgtGTTGCTGGGATGGTGATTGTAGATGAGAATGTGAGGTAGAAAATGGCCCCCTTTTTGTTCTGATCTTGTTAGTGCTGTGCGTTGGCTGAAATGAGCTCCCTGTTTTATTCATTAGCTGACGGCTGTGCTCATGATGGATGATTTTTGCCGGCTGCACACAATAACCAACAACCATTTTTTCAATATTACCACTGGCTCCCCAGATATTGCAGAACAATTTACAAAGTCAGAAATTCAGAACACCATATATACAGCTCTGAAATAGGTTCACATTTAGAACAGTTTATAATTGTGTGGTGCACGTAAAGGTAAAAATGctgttaaatttatattaaataaaacaatacatttgctTGCACTGACAACTTTGAAATTTAGTTCAGATTAATTGCTTCTGCTAGTGTTATTCTCatttataagtcactttggattaaaaaaaaaacagctgttaaACAAATAAGATAAATGCAGAAGTAAAATTCCAGCATTGGTTAAAGTTTTAGCATAGTCTCATTAGATGGCTTAGTTTATGTCCTTGATATCCTTCCTTCATAATGTACCTTGCTTCTACCTCTTAATTTGCCCTCTCTCTCATACCTTCCATCAATTCCTTCAATTACGTCTCCTATGTGCATGTCTTTCTAATGGAGCACTTTTCACTCCATTCTATAAAGCAGCTTTGTTCCTTCTCACTCTTCATCTCCTTGTGGAATAGTGTTAATGGAACTGCCACACATCCTTGACACCCATCACTAAGAGTGAGCACATGATTGAGACATTGAGTGATGTGAGACTTCTTCTGTTTCCCTTCCTTCAGCAAAATAAGCCATTCATTTTAGGATATGCTGTCATTGGGGACAGAGTGGGTCCATTAACTTTGCATGTGCCTCAAAAAGCTCATTTTGTGTGCACTTGAATCATGCATGTATGTCTGTGTTTAGAAAACCATTTAATAGCTCAGAGGATGTGAGATTTTGGGGGGATGATTTAATGGTTCGTGCATGGTTCATTTTAGTGTCCAATTTATCTACAAGGTTTCTCCTAAAAAGAGACAATATATGGTGTAATGAGATGCATTTATCCTCTTTATtctaattttttgtgtgtttatttaccTCTACCTCTGGTCTGGCCAGCAGTAATGAGAAGTTGGTGCTGTCCTCACGGGTCAGGATGGCCACCGCTTCCTCTCGGTTCTGAACTTCCATCCCATTTATCTAATGTGGGACAGACGGAGACTTCATTCACAGCTACGTTCAAACACAAAAGGTCAGCCCTTTTACAAAAAACAACATAACATCGAAACATCAGCGACCGAGTCCTTGGTACTGAATGTGTCCGTGCCACATCAGAAACCATAATAAATGAAGAACTTGTCGAGACAAAGGCAACATGACACATTGTCTTTGCTGTTCTGTAATTATTCTCTAGAGTAATTGCGTGGGCTGTGTTAAAAGTCACACCAATTATCTGTTTATAGACTGATTGTCTCTAGAAACACTTGACCTCCCAGATGAGCGTGATGACGTGATAGTGTCAGTTCATCAATAATTGTTGTTGATGTCGTTTGACTCTACATCTGAGCAAAAACATACCTGTAATATCCTGTCCCCCTTCCTGATTCTTCCATCTTTTGCTGCTATGCTGTTTGGATTCACCTAAGAACAGGGTTTAAATATCAGCTGGATAACTTCAAAATCTCCGCTAAAAACTTAGCGTAGTGATTGTGTTGAGCACTAATATATAAAATTCAGCCTTATGTGGCCACTCACTTCCCCAACATAGATGCCTTGGTCTTCTTCCTCGTCCGTCCGATAACAGACTGTTAGCCCCAGTTTATCCTGCTGACTCGACTTATACAGCTCCACCTCCTGacaaagacagagaggaagagctGCTTATAGGGCAGAGGTTAAACCCCCTGCTTTAAAGATGCACCAGGACAGAAAAACCAGCTAGAGCAAATTTATGAGATATTGTAATAATGTGTTTGGGTCACTGGTCTTGCATCAACCCATCTAGTCTATTTTTTCCCCTTAGAGTGCATGTGTTTTACTTAGTGAAAAGCACAATGAAGCAAACAgcatgcctttaaaaaaaattggaataaaaaataaaaacagttatctATTTACAATGAGcttgtttgcattttatttggatttgtgtgagccaggacaattttattaataagtttacctttttatattatattatattatattatattatattatattatattatattatattatattatattatattatattatattatattatattatagtatattatattataatcaaCCAATCTGTATTCGACATCTGTATTcagaataattgtattattattattattattacaccacccaggtttaattttgtttgttataaatattgtttattttattagtggTTTACTTGCATGTAAAAGGCTATAATGACTTCTTGGTATCCCACCTCATATTCCAGCTCTTCTTGTTGATCCGCCTCATGGTTGGCAACATTGAAGTAGTCATTTGGATCACTATATTCCTGCCCCAAAGAACCTCTGTGAAAAGACACATGTTTCTTCAGCAGGTTTTCAGTGCATGTAACATTTGTCCATCTCACAGACATACACAGGCTGTAATAAGAACTGATCAAGAGGCAGAGGACAGTGAAGACGCTCACAAGTCATTCATCAGGTATGGCTCCACCAGCTTTGTGAGGGGAGGAGAGGGTGGGGGCATGGGTGATCCACTGCTCGGGTAAGACCCTCTGTCCCCATTTAGAAAGTTCTGGAAGCTAATGTCGGTCTGGGTACCGTTGTCCACACAGTCTGTGATAGCCATGAGCCGGGCCGGGCCAGCAGCTGCACCCAATCTCCTCCTGTGAC
Protein-coding sequences here:
- the LOC128018709 gene encoding PDZ domain-containing protein 4-like: MGCNMCVVNRPEEQYRIMFQKGNTLRPIDAEVKLKGRRTSHLSQDKDGQSHDPLLLQVVHKGHRRRLGAAAGPARLMAITDCVDNGTQTDISFQNFLNGDRGSYPSSGSPMPPPSPPLTKLVEPYLMNDLGSLGQEYSDPNDYFNVANHEADQQEELEYEEVELYKSSQQDKLGLTVCYRTDEEEDQGIYVGEVNPNSIAAKDGRIRKGDRILQINGMEVQNREEAVAILTREDSTNFSLLLARPEVETDTHMDPEEIDCELPVGMSVDSLNTSPLSGLYHFRQQRAQGGIPEETLHQETPMLSLATLSNSQELDSGVGRTDESTKNEESSEHDILLGDEQTSATNTNATNTPGSLRKFRPGRSGGGGNDTPSPLFPLRELHLSTDSLDCGGVGGGYLHDPISGMIMPGLTEEECERYKQLLEIKCRYEKRMKKVQQVQEEQQKEGETPVGAENREETLDENSNENLTPHEMALLEEEMRHLEFKCRNILRAQKMQQLRERCLKAWLMEEETSGRVSAEPQGSPLHELSDINELPEKERSDKDSTSAYNTGGESCRSTPMVSEHRLPVSQIDESTSPLLSRHRDRPTWSERGRASLNSSYSPSSYKKFPTNTPLNQKFCSLTREGTIRRMPEGVAQGGNSRVSSHNRNGGRSAESSPYFTRRRHSNCVTPERYQSCMHLGSSPSESSGPLDRAAEGESEAPMGGSDREGHGNTTLESLPHPSPVKLSLALSLPLPPPSPRMEWKVKIRSDGTRYVAKRPVRDRLLKARAMKIREERSGMTTDDDAVSEMKMGRYWSKEERKQHLLRAREQRRRREFMMQSRLEFMREHGLDMGKESQSESGQNPASILELSQKKSSKKRNRRILDNWITIQELLAHGSRSPDGTKVYNPLLSVTTV